In the Pseudomonas sp. ADAK2 genome, one interval contains:
- a CDS encoding DHA2 family efflux MFS transporter permease subunit: protein MNTGTLRSAALLAIYMQSANLPLPNSALRFIQGSLSMTDDQAGWIFTAYLAASAITLPIAQWLAGRFGLKRVYQAALAIFVLGLLLATSATTSLEFVGARIVQGVASGVLAPLSMAIALETLPAARRAKFASVFTAIVLLGIASGPSIGGWLSEYHGWRSMFYVSVPLSAWIFLVVTLLLAEKKAEQRPALDFFGVSTFTLGMISLQMFLDRGERLDWFASPEIWLEAIAASLGLYLFVVHVLTAKVHFLNKELFRDRNFVFSTIIFFALGFVLLSTMALTSPMLDEILGYPPVLTGCLTIPRGVGLVGAFLLMGRVPAHLDQRFFVAAGIALVVYGNWLMLGYSPLMDWPPVAVAGAVQGVGLGVLMPAISKVAFNTLDPKLRPEGSGFFNLARVYGSTIGVAVVQTFFFNNTQAMHVALVSHVTPYRGQAHSMSLQALGGLNEMITGQAAFIAVIDQFKILMVAMLVVSPLVLFLRKPVPTF, encoded by the coding sequence ATGAACACCGGAACGTTAAGATCCGCCGCGCTGTTGGCGATCTACATGCAGTCGGCGAATTTGCCGCTGCCGAACTCGGCGTTGCGGTTTATCCAGGGCAGCCTGTCGATGACCGACGACCAGGCCGGCTGGATATTCACCGCGTACCTCGCCGCCAGCGCCATCACCTTGCCGATTGCGCAGTGGCTCGCCGGGCGCTTTGGCTTGAAGCGTGTGTACCAGGCGGCACTGGCGATCTTCGTCCTCGGCTTGCTGCTCGCTACGTCGGCAACCACCTCGCTGGAATTCGTCGGCGCGCGGATTGTTCAAGGCGTGGCAAGTGGCGTGCTGGCGCCGCTGTCGATGGCGATTGCCCTGGAGACTTTGCCAGCGGCGCGGCGGGCGAAATTTGCCTCGGTGTTCACCGCCATTGTGCTGCTCGGCATCGCCAGCGGCCCGAGCATCGGCGGTTGGCTCAGCGAATATCACGGCTGGCGCTCGATGTTCTATGTCAGCGTCCCGTTATCGGCGTGGATCTTCCTCGTGGTGACGCTGCTGCTGGCCGAGAAGAAAGCCGAGCAACGTCCAGCGTTGGATTTTTTCGGTGTCAGCACCTTCACCCTGGGCATGATCAGCCTGCAAATGTTCCTCGATCGCGGTGAACGCCTGGACTGGTTTGCCTCGCCCGAGATCTGGCTGGAAGCGATAGCGGCATCGCTCGGGCTGTACCTGTTCGTGGTGCATGTGCTGACCGCGAAGGTGCATTTCCTCAATAAGGAATTGTTCCGGGACCGCAATTTTGTGTTCTCGACAATCATCTTTTTCGCCCTCGGCTTCGTGCTGCTGTCGACCATGGCGCTGACCTCGCCGATGCTCGACGAGATTCTCGGCTACCCGCCAGTGCTGACCGGCTGCCTGACGATCCCGCGAGGCGTGGGACTGGTCGGCGCTTTCCTGCTGATGGGCCGTGTTCCCGCTCATCTCGACCAACGATTTTTCGTGGCGGCGGGCATCGCGCTGGTGGTGTATGGCAACTGGCTGATGCTCGGTTATTCGCCGTTGATGGACTGGCCGCCAGTGGCGGTGGCCGGTGCCGTCCAGGGTGTCGGCCTCGGTGTGCTGATGCCGGCGATCAGCAAGGTGGCGTTCAACACGCTAGACCCCAAGCTGCGCCCGGAAGGCAGCGGGTTTTTCAATCTGGCCCGTGTCTACGGCAGCACGATTGGCGTGGCGGTGGTGCAAACGTTCTTCTTCAACAACACGCAGGCGATGCACGTGGCGCTGGTCAGCCACGTCACGCCTTACCGCGGCCAAGCGCATTCGATGTCGCTGCAAGCACTGGGCGGGCTCAACGAAATGATCACCGGTCAGGCGGCTTTTATCGCCGTTATCGACCAATTCAAGATTTTGATGGTGGCCATGCTGGTGGTGAGCCCGCTGGTTCTGTTTCTTCGCAAACCGGTTCCGACCTTCTAA
- a CDS encoding aldo/keto reductase: protein MSYEAFHDGLRDTRFPLNHGSGQIPAVGFGTLFRDLSVTTQAVNDALDAGFRHFDCAERYRNEDMVGVALKDVFEAGKIRREDLFITTKLWNTNHRPERVKPAFEASCQRLQVDYIDCYLIHTPFAFQPGDNQDPRDAFGHVIYDSGVTLIETWRALERLVDEGRCTSIGLSDITLPALKEIVAVARIKPAVVQVESHPYLPEWELLEFCQQHGIIVLAFAPLGHGMEPKVLEDSVITGIARRLQKTPAQVALAWSVQRGVAFLTTSATPSHIQENMDIATLPQRAMREIKEEITTRVRFNSVVETGVPGFIARKK from the coding sequence ATGTCATATGAAGCCTTTCACGATGGACTTCGCGATACCCGATTCCCGCTGAATCACGGTTCCGGCCAGATACCGGCCGTGGGATTTGGCACGCTGTTTCGCGATCTCAGCGTTACGACGCAAGCAGTCAATGATGCACTGGACGCCGGGTTTCGCCATTTCGACTGTGCAGAACGCTATCGCAACGAAGACATGGTCGGCGTTGCTTTGAAAGACGTGTTCGAGGCCGGCAAGATTCGGCGCGAGGACCTGTTCATCACCACCAAACTGTGGAACACCAACCATCGGCCCGAGCGCGTTAAACCCGCTTTTGAGGCCAGTTGCCAACGGCTTCAGGTCGACTATATCGACTGCTATTTGATTCACACGCCGTTCGCCTTTCAACCCGGTGATAACCAGGATCCAAGGGATGCTTTTGGGCATGTCATCTACGATTCCGGCGTGACCTTGATCGAGACCTGGCGCGCACTTGAACGCCTGGTGGATGAAGGCCGGTGCACGTCCATCGGCTTGTCGGATATCACCTTGCCGGCGTTGAAAGAGATCGTGGCCGTGGCGCGGATCAAACCCGCCGTGGTGCAGGTTGAATCCCATCCTTATCTGCCGGAATGGGAACTGCTGGAGTTTTGTCAGCAGCACGGCATCATCGTCCTGGCCTTTGCGCCGCTGGGGCATGGCATGGAGCCGAAAGTCCTGGAAGATTCGGTGATTACCGGGATCGCCCGGCGCTTGCAGAAGACCCCGGCGCAAGTGGCGTTGGCCTGGTCGGTGCAGCGGGGTGTGGCGTTTTTGACGACCTCGGCAACACCGAGCCATATCCAGGAGAACATGGATATTGCTACCTTGCCGCAGCGGGCCATGCGTGAGATCAAGGAAGAGATTACGACGCGGGTGCGGTTCAACTCGGTGGTGGAGACCGGCGTGCCTGGGTTTATCGCGCGCAAGAAATAA
- a CDS encoding efflux transporter outer membrane subunit — MKSHALFSNGHRVAAMSFLVFLSACTVGPDFQTPAPSESQHYDQQAEQRLARQIVLGQKVNGDWWTAFRSPKLDALVRRAIDGNLELVAADATIRQAASSVAAAEGALYPQVDFGAQAGRQRTHNAPEASVSNFYAIGPRVGFDLDAFGGNKRLVEQQQAFTELQKHRFEAAYLTLTGDVASQALLLASANAQMQAVEKLLANDAKNLDLVRRAHASGATTQIDVSLAETRLAQDRTLLPPLAQQRDSARHALSILTGKGPGDWIAPEFELAEFALPSNVPVSLPSEMAHDRPDVLQAEAELHMASAAVGVATANLYPRIQLSASLAQAASGNGGAALWGFAAGLTAPIFNGGTLKAERQAAVDGYQASLAGYQQTVIRSFGQVADTLQAINHHAEENLAQEDALRAADSSFRLNQQAYAQGENSILQVLEAERAYEQALLGQIRVKTAQYLDTVRLYVALGGNSVGVFEQKVASGEASKRSYQ, encoded by the coding sequence ATGAAATCTCATGCGCTTTTCAGCAATGGACACAGGGTCGCGGCGATGTCGTTCCTGGTGTTCCTGTCCGCCTGCACCGTCGGCCCGGACTTTCAAACCCCGGCGCCGAGCGAGTCGCAGCACTATGATCAACAGGCCGAGCAGCGACTTGCCCGGCAGATTGTCCTTGGCCAAAAGGTCAACGGTGATTGGTGGACGGCGTTCCGTTCGCCGAAACTCGATGCGCTGGTGCGCCGTGCTATCGACGGCAACCTTGAACTGGTGGCGGCGGATGCAACGATCCGGCAAGCGGCGTCCTCGGTCGCGGCGGCGGAGGGTGCCCTGTATCCACAAGTTGATTTTGGCGCGCAGGCCGGTCGCCAGCGCACCCACAACGCGCCAGAAGCCTCGGTTTCCAACTTCTACGCGATCGGGCCGCGGGTCGGTTTCGACCTGGACGCTTTTGGCGGTAACAAGCGGTTGGTCGAACAGCAGCAAGCGTTTACCGAGCTGCAAAAACATCGCTTTGAGGCGGCGTACCTGACCCTGACCGGCGATGTCGCGAGCCAGGCGTTGCTGCTGGCCTCTGCCAACGCACAGATGCAAGCCGTCGAAAAACTGCTGGCCAATGACGCGAAGAACCTCGATCTCGTGCGCCGGGCACACGCCAGTGGCGCCACCACGCAGATCGATGTGTCGCTGGCCGAAACCCGGCTCGCCCAGGACCGTACGCTGTTGCCGCCCCTCGCGCAGCAGCGTGATTCAGCGCGTCACGCGCTGTCGATCCTGACCGGCAAAGGCCCCGGTGACTGGATCGCGCCGGAGTTCGAACTGGCCGAGTTTGCCTTGCCGTCCAACGTGCCGGTCAGTTTGCCTTCGGAGATGGCTCACGACCGACCGGATGTTCTGCAAGCCGAAGCCGAGTTGCACATGGCCAGCGCGGCGGTGGGCGTCGCGACCGCCAATCTCTATCCCCGCATACAACTTTCCGCGTCGCTGGCCCAGGCCGCTTCCGGCAATGGCGGCGCCGCACTCTGGGGGTTCGCCGCGGGGCTGACCGCGCCGATCTTCAATGGCGGCACGCTCAAGGCTGAACGCCAGGCTGCCGTCGATGGCTACCAGGCGTCTCTCGCGGGTTACCAGCAAACCGTCATCAGATCGTTTGGCCAAGTCGCGGACACGCTGCAAGCGATCAACCATCACGCCGAGGAAAACCTCGCGCAGGAAGATGCATTACGCGCCGCCGACAGCAGTTTTCGCTTGAACCAGCAAGCCTACGCCCAAGGCGAGAACAGCATCCTGCAAGTGCTTGAAGCGGAGCGCGCCTACGAGCAGGCCTTGCTGGGGCAGATCAGAGTGAAGACCGCGCAATACCTCGACACCGTGCGCCTGTATGTGGCGCTCGGCGGCAACTCCGTCGGTGTGTTCGAGCAGAAAGTGGCCTCTGGCGAAGCATCGAAACGTTCGTATCAATAA
- a CDS encoding TetR/AcrR family transcriptional regulator → MAQKKITEGKGRGRPRAYDPQTALQQALGVFWNTGYSGASLDSIATAAGMNRPSLYAAFGDKHALYIKALEQYWEFAAAAMHEALTDSSLTLREALMRFYEGQLSIYFSGEGQPRGCFAIGTATTEAVEDQEIRDVLSDRLSRLDADLETRLQTAVSVGELKTDADPAALAVLASSLLHSISIRARAGKSRAELTELARNAVSVICG, encoded by the coding sequence ATGGCACAAAAAAAGATTACAGAAGGAAAAGGTCGCGGCCGCCCTCGCGCGTATGACCCGCAGACGGCGCTGCAACAGGCGCTCGGAGTGTTCTGGAATACCGGTTATTCCGGCGCGTCCCTGGACAGCATCGCCACGGCGGCCGGCATGAATCGCCCCAGCCTCTATGCCGCGTTCGGTGACAAACACGCGCTGTACATCAAGGCGCTTGAGCAATATTGGGAGTTCGCGGCGGCGGCCATGCACGAGGCGCTGACCGACAGCAGCCTCACCTTGCGCGAGGCGCTGATGCGTTTTTACGAGGGGCAGTTGTCGATTTACTTTTCCGGCGAAGGCCAACCGCGTGGCTGTTTTGCGATTGGCACGGCGACCACTGAAGCGGTCGAGGATCAGGAAATTCGCGACGTGCTGTCCGACCGGCTCAGCCGGCTCGACGCCGATCTCGAAACGCGTCTGCAAACGGCCGTCAGTGTCGGCGAACTGAAAACCGATGCCGACCCGGCGGCTCTCGCGGTCCTCGCGTCATCACTGCTGCACAGCATTTCGATCCGCGCGCGCGCCGGCAAATCCCGGGCTGAATTGACGGAACTGGCGCGCAATGCGGTCAGCGTCATCTGCGGCTGA
- a CDS encoding HlyD family secretion protein has product MTKQFDLSATPAVEHPGPDAPISKPLKEKLRPLLMIGVPAIFAAVGYAHYVAGEPFVSTDNAYARVAKASINARISGQVVDIAVEDNQPVRKGQVLFRIDPKPLQIAVDRAQAQLSMARLRIDGLKASYRQQQAELQSAKESADFDQKEFARKKALVATEFVSRAIYERADTDLKVSRQRIASIEQQIASTVVALNGDPNIDADHHPTVHEAKAQLDEAQLYLSYATVYAPDDGIVAKVDDLQVGNYVNNGAPAFALLSDRQVWVEANFRETEVTHMRAGQEATIRIDTYPDHVFKAHVTSMSPGAGADFALLPPENATGNWVKVVQRVPVRLELDEVDPALPLFSGTSATVRVDTGFRRPWWHPLKSLLTAG; this is encoded by the coding sequence ATGACTAAACAGTTCGACCTCTCAGCGACACCCGCCGTCGAGCATCCAGGGCCGGACGCGCCCATCAGCAAGCCGCTCAAAGAGAAACTGCGACCTTTGCTGATGATCGGTGTGCCGGCCATTTTTGCCGCCGTCGGCTATGCCCACTACGTAGCGGGCGAGCCCTTTGTTTCGACCGACAACGCTTATGCCCGAGTGGCCAAGGCTTCGATCAACGCGCGGATTTCCGGGCAAGTGGTGGACATCGCGGTCGAGGACAACCAACCGGTTCGCAAGGGCCAGGTGTTGTTTCGGATCGATCCGAAACCACTGCAGATCGCGGTTGACCGTGCCCAGGCACAGCTGAGCATGGCGCGGCTGCGCATCGATGGACTGAAGGCCAGTTACCGCCAGCAACAGGCTGAACTGCAATCGGCGAAAGAGTCGGCGGATTTCGACCAAAAGGAATTTGCGCGCAAGAAGGCGCTGGTCGCGACCGAGTTCGTCTCCCGGGCCATTTACGAACGCGCTGACACCGATCTGAAAGTGTCCCGGCAACGCATCGCGTCGATCGAACAACAGATCGCCAGCACCGTCGTCGCGCTGAACGGCGATCCCAACATCGACGCCGATCACCACCCGACGGTGCATGAAGCCAAGGCGCAACTGGACGAGGCGCAGCTCTACCTTTCCTACGCGACGGTATACGCGCCGGACGACGGTATCGTCGCCAAGGTCGACGATTTGCAGGTCGGCAACTACGTGAACAACGGCGCGCCAGCCTTTGCGCTGCTGTCCGACCGCCAGGTCTGGGTCGAGGCCAACTTCCGCGAAACGGAAGTGACGCACATGCGCGCCGGCCAGGAAGCGACGATCCGTATCGATACCTACCCGGATCACGTTTTCAAAGCCCACGTCACCAGCATGAGCCCCGGCGCCGGCGCGGACTTCGCCTTGCTGCCGCCGGAAAACGCGACCGGCAATTGGGTCAAGGTCGTTCAGCGGGTTCCGGTACGGCTGGAACTCGATGAGGTGGATCCGGCGCTGCCGCTGTTCTCGGGTACCAGCGCCACAGTCAGGGTCGATACCGGGTTTCGCAGGCCTTGGTGGCATCCGCTCAAATCGTTGCTGACTGCGGGGTGA